A window of the Zeugodacus cucurbitae isolate PBARC_wt_2022May chromosome 2, idZeuCucr1.2, whole genome shotgun sequence genome harbors these coding sequences:
- the LOC105209452 gene encoding CLIP domain-containing serine protease B8 has translation MHFHCLLVTLSLAVVLKARAHTDVPLLDPAVVNDASKNIPTSAPLNCDIPNEEKVGVCLAVGNCSAYLQARSVPNISAEKVNFLKKVQCSCNEKDANKPEPLVCCPANGQDYLYPSLKFSKFEYRRFENVTAQFKRKKLKRRIQTVDAGESFNLRNECGKQVTNRIYGGEIAELDEFPWLALLVYNSNDFGCSGALIDDRHILTAAHCVRGEGVREKRGLKLVRLGEFNVKTEPDCIEEPDYLNCADAAVDIGYERIFVHPEYNEHSFSKFNDIAIIRLKRAVSFTHFIMPICLPSEGDESPYKAGEMFSVSGWGRTDLFNKYFRNIHSPIKLKLRIPYVERENCTKILSKFGIELGPKQVCAGGEFAKDTCAGDSGAPLMYFDRKHSRWVAYGVVSFGFTRCGMAGHPAVYTDIAAYLDWIHKIVDTK, from the exons ATGCACTTCCACTGTTTGCTCGTCACATTGTCGCTCGCAGTCGTGTTGAAGGCGCGCGCGCATACAGACGTTCCATTGCTTGACCCCGCGGTAGTCAATGACGCAAGTAAAAACATCCCAACCTCAGCGCCGTTGAATTGTGATATACCGAATGAGGAAAAAGTGGGTGTTTGTTTGGCCGTGGGCAATTGTTCGGCCTACCTGCAGGCGCGCAGCGTGCCAAACATATCCGCCGAAAAAGTGAATTTCCTCAAGAAAGTGCAGTGCTCGTGTAACGAAAAAGACGCGAACAAACCGGAGCCGTTGGTCTGTTGTCCCGCTAACGGACAGGACTATCTATATCCTTCGCTgaagttttcgaaattcgaatatcGCCGTTTTGAAAATGTGACCGCGCAATTCAAACGTAAGAAACTGAAACGTCGCATACAGACTGTGGACGCAGGCGAGAGTTTCAATTTGCGCAACGAATGCGGCAAACAGGTGACAAATCGCATTTATGGCGGCGAAATCGCCGAACTCGATGAGTTTCCTTGGCTGGCGTTGTTGGTGTACAACTCAA ATGATTTCGGTTGCAGTGGCGCGCTTATCGATGATCGTCATATTCTGACGGCGGCGCATTGTGTGCGTGGTGAGGGTGTGCGCGAGAAGAGAGGATT AAAACTGGTGCGTTTAGGCGAATTTAATGTCAAAACCGAACCTGACTGCATCGAAGAACCCGACTATCTGAATTGTGCAGACGCCGCTGTGGATATTGGCTACGAACGCATATTCGTGCATCCCGAATACAATGAGCATTCGTTTAGCAAATTCAACGATATCGCCATAATACGGCTGAAACGTGCTGTGTCCTTTACGCATTTCATCATGCCAATTTGTCTGCCCAGCGAAGGTGATGAGAGTCCCTATAAGGCAGGCGAAATGTTTTCAGTCTCCGGTTGGGGACGCACCGACTTGT TTAACAAGTACTTTCGCAACATACACAGCCCCATCAAGCTGAAGCTGCGCATACCATATGTGGAGCGCGAGAATTGCACGAAGATCTTGTCGAAATTCGGCATCGAATTGGGTCCGAAGCAGGTGTGTGCCGGTGGCGAATTCGCCAAGGATACTTGTGCCGGCGACAGCGGCGCGCCGCTCATGTATTTCGATCGTAAACACTCGCGTTGGGTCGCCTATGGCGTCGTGAGTTTCGGGTTCACACGCTGCGGCATGGCCGGCCATCCCGCGGTATATACGGACATCGCAGCCTATCTCGATTGGATACACAAAATAGTGGACACGAAGTGA